Genomic DNA from Polycladomyces subterraneus:
CAGAAACCCCGCTGCCCCGTTCTCTCAAATCTGTTCCTTGATCAAACGATTCAACTCATTTTCCAATTTCCCTTTTTTCGCCATATCTTCGGTCACTGTCAACCGAATCGTACGGGCATCCAATTCCAGTGCCTCTTCCAGGGAGCTCATCAGGTCGACTGCTTTGCGGTCCACTTCCATGATGAGATCGATCTCATCATCGCCAACGTAAAACACCGCTTTCAGTTGGTCCAAAAATCCTTGAAACGGTCCGATCGGTTCGAAACCGAACTCCTGAATGAAGGGATGCCGAGAATAATATTTCTCAAAGTCAAAGTCGACACGAACCAATTGGAACCCAATATTTTCTATGGCCTGCAAAGTTTTTTCCACCAATGGATGTGGCAGCACCTCAATCCCGTCCACATCCTTGGGGTCCTTGGCCATTTTGATATCTAATCCCGTTTTGAGATAAACGGGGCACCCACCCGTCGTCACGGGGGTGTCAAACGGCAACTGAAATTCAAACGGAATCACTTTCGTTTCGCTCAGCCCGATATCAAACGGCTCAGCGAGACGGAACTTTTCCATCACATATTCTTGTTGTTTCCCGTCTTTTACATACTGAATGATCAGATACAGATAAATTTCATCGATATGCTGTCTAACCTGTCCTCCCTGGACAAACACTTCTCCTTTCACCAGATCGCCCTGCCGAAATTGGGATTTGGACAACCGCGTATCCACCTTGGCCGATCCGACACCCAGGCTGGCCAATGCCTTTCCAAAAACGGACAAGATAATGATTCCCTCCCCCGCTCACCGCTTTTAATTCTTTTTGAGCAATGATTGAATGATCTCCACGGGGCTGGAAACGCGTTGCTGTTCGATCCCGTTGTCCATGACAAGCGTTCCGTTGGGATCGGATAATAACCAGTGGAAACAGGATGTGAGCACCCGCGTCCCCCGCACGATTTCCACATCCATCCGCACATCATGGTTGGTCACGTCGAAAATCAAGTTCAGCTCATCAAGAAAACCATGATACCGTCCAGTGGGACGGAACTGAAACACTTGCAGGAAGGGATGGGGTTTCATGTCTTTTTCATATTCATTGTCGATCCGGTACAAAATGAAATCCGCCTTTTCGATTTCCCCCAGCATACGTTCCACCGTGGGATGGGGAAACACTTCGATTTTGTCCTGATCGGTCGGATCGACCGCTTTTTTGATATCCAGGCCGGTTTTCAGATAGGCGGGAAAACGCCCCGTTGTCATGGGTGCCTCGAACGGGATCCGGATCTCAAATGGAATGATTTTGTACTCTCCGGGTTGGAGGTAGAACCGTTCGCACAACTGATATTTCCGCAACACATGTTGCGTCAGCTTATTGTTTTTGACGTAGTGGACAATCAGGTAGAGATAGATGTCATCCACTCTCTGCTCCACTTGTCCTCCCTGAATGAATACTTCCCCTTTCAACACTTCGCCTGCCTGCACCTGCGACTTTTCCAGGCGGGTGTCGATCTTGGCCGCACCCACACCGAGGCTGGCCAGTGTTTTCTCAAACAGCATTGATCCACCTCTTTCGGAATTCTACAGTTATGAGCTTTTATAGAAAGCTTCCATATACTCCTGAAACTGTTTTGCCAGCTTTTCGTGTTCTTGGCGTTCCCGCTCCAATCGCTCCCGGCGCAGTCGCTCCCGTGCCAGCCGCTCCTGCTCCAAGCGTTCTCGCTCCGATGCTTCGCGCGCCAGCCGCTCCTGCTCCAATTGTTCACGCTCGGCCGCCTCTTTCCATGACGGCGGCACCAATGTCGGCACTACGATCCGGTTCGGTGTCATTTGCGATGGTTCTTCCTCCGCTTGGTCCCCGAACAATCGATCCAACAGGCCTTTTCCTTTTTTCTTTCGTTCGTAGGTTTCGATCTGCGAAAGAACGGAATCGACGGATTGGTTGCGTAAGCTCTTTTGAAGCAGGCGTATCATAGGCTTGGAAAAAGGTGCGTCTGCGGAGATTTTGTCCAGCGGTTCCTCGCGCATCTCTCCGGTGAGCAGAATGTAGAAGAAGGTTCCCCAATCCAAGGAAGGTTCCAAGGCCGTGATCTGGCGCAAACCGCAATACAGTACGATCAACTTTCCATCAGCCGTCAACCCGATATTACGCGGGTCGAGTATGAAATACATTGGAAGCGGTTTGCTGCGTAAATACGCTTCCATATGTAACAAGCTTTTTCCCCAGCGAACCAGCTCATCCTCGGATGCCGGTTGTTGTCTAATTGCATCGTACAAAGGTTGATATGGTGCATAGGGACGGATAAACACCAGTGAACGTTCTTCCGTGTAGACTTCCCGGTAGGGGAGAATCAGCGGATGATCCAGCGAACGATATTGTTGAATCGCACGAGAGGGAGCTTGTCTTTTCAGTTGAGCATGTTGCAACAAAAACCGTTGATCTCCTGATCGAGCGATCGCCACTTCCCCGTCGAAAAATGGAAAAACCGCCTCGATCTCGTAGGTGTCACGGTATCGATCACCCACCGCAAAGAACGACAATGCTCTCGCCCCCATATCCACTCAAAACTGACATGTGAAGCTGCCAAACATCCAATCCCACTCATCGTATGCGCCCATCGACAGCTCCATCAACAACATGATCATCGTACACTGTTAACAGATTCAGAATATCACACAAACAGCACCCCTTACAAGAAACGACGAAAAGCGTCAAGTACCGATAATCCTGGGCGTAGAATGAACTATCCCCTTTTGTATCTTTACGGACCCAACCCCCATGATCCAGCGCTTGCTCTCAAACGATCGCCACCCATAAAATAGAGAAGGGAAACGAGAAGAGGAGGAACAACATTGGCACTGAAACGGGAACGTTCGGAACAATTGTATGAGCAAGCGCTGGACGTCATCGTGGGCGGAGTCAACAGCCCATCCCGCTCCTTCCGCGCGGTGGGCGGCGGCGCACCCGTGTTCATGAAACGGGCGAAAGGCGCTTATTTTTGGGATGAAGACGGCAATCGGTACATCGATTATCTGGGTGCGTTCGGCCCCATTATCCTGGGTCATGCCCATCCCGCCGTCACGGAGGCCATCGTGCAAACAGCCGCCGATGGGACTTTATACGGAACACCGACGGAAAAAGAAATCCGTTTCGCTCGCATGTTGCGCGAAGCCATTCCCTCTTGCGAGCAAATCCGCTTTGTCAACAGCGGAACCGAAGCCGTAATGACCACCATTCGTCTTGCCAGGGCATATACCGGAAGGGATAAAATATTAAAGTTCGCTGGATGCTATCACGGCCATTCCGACCTGGTCCTAGTCGCTGCCGGATCTGGGCCGTCTACGCTCGGCATCCCGGACAGTGCTGGGATTCCGCAAAGTATCGCACAGGAAGTGATTACGATTCCCTTTAACAATCTGGACGCCCTGAGGGAAGCGTTGGACCGCTGGGGTGACCAGATTGCAGCCGTACTCGTCGAGCCACTGGTGGGGAACTTCGGCATCGTCCCACCACAACCGGGCTTTCTAGAAAAGGTAAACGAGTGGGTGCATCAAGCCGGCGGTCTGGTGATCTACGACGAAGTGATCACTGCCTTCCGCTTCCATTACGGTGGCATTCAAACGATGTACGGGGTGGAGCCCGACTTGACCGCCTTGGGCAAAATCATCGGAGGAGGATTACCAATCGGTGCTTACGGGGGTAGACGGGAAATCATGGAGAAAGTGGCGCCGATGGGACCGATGTACCAGGCCGGCACGATGGCTGGCAACCCTTTGTCGATGGCAGCCGGAATCGCTTGCTTGGAAGTATTGTCCCAACCGGGCGTCTACGAACGGTTGGATGAAATGGGCAAACGGTTGGCCGACGGGATCGGGGATTTGGCCCAAAATTACGGGATACCGGTGCAAATCAATCGGCAGGGCGGCGCATTCGCGGTCTATTTCACGGAAGAACCCGTCATCGATTACGAAGGAGCGCAACGCGCAGACAGTGAAATGTTTGCACGCTTTTTCCGCCTGATGCTGGAAGAAGGCATCTACCTGGCACCGTCCAAATATGAGGCTTGGTTCCTGACCTTAGCCCACTCCGATGAAGATATATCCGATACACTTCAAGCGGTAGATCACGCTTTTAAACAAATGAAGAAGTCCTGAGACGGATCCAACCATTTTTCTGCGATGCTTTATGGATTAGGTAAGTTCATCCCTCATTCAGCGAGGAAGCATAGGTGGTCTTACCAAAACAAGATCTGCGAACAGCCGTCTCCCGCCGCTGCTTCGTACCCTTGCGACTAGAGAGTGTCGTTCATTCCGTAAGGGAGCAATGTTTTCCCGGGAAAGCGAAGACCCATGAAGCGCAGGATTGAAATTGCGAGCAATTTTCTCAATGCAAAGCGTAAATTGGCCGCGTCCTGCGCTGACCGGGTCGGAGCGGTCATCATCTGTCTCCCTACAAGGTGCAGGTGGAGTGAGCCAGGAAAGCAATTGGACACTATTCACTGGACACACTAGAGACGAGAGACGCTTGACTGGGAGACGAATTTCGCTTTTCTCAACGTTTGTCCATAACCAGGCTGACATCAGCCGTCTTTTTACCGGAGCCGAAACAATTCCAGATTCGTCAAGGAGGAAAACCCATTGCATTCCATTCAATCCACTTATGAAAAGATTGGCGGGGACCAAACCGTTCGCCGCATCGTCGAAGCTTTCTATCCACGTGTGCAACAACATCCACTTTTGAAACCGTTGTTTCCGGAAGATCTGGAGCCGGTCAAGGAAAAGCAGTACCGCTTCCTCACCCAATTCCTCGGTGGACCGCCACTATACACATCCGTGCACGGTCACCCAATGTTGCGCGCCCGACACTTGCGCTTTCCGATCACGCCACAACGAGCGCAGGCGTGGCTGCAATGCATGGCTGAAGCGTTGGATGAAGTCGGCGTCACCGGCGAAGCACGAGAAGAGATGTGGAACCGGTTGGTGATTGCCGCCCACCACATGGTGAACACGCCGGATGAAGCCGCGGATTGAAGCGTACTAGCGGCTGCCTCTTTTTGTATGGAATCACCAGATTTTTCTGTTTATTTACAAACCGAGTTGTATATTTATTCATTTTTGTTGAAAGCGCTTTCTTATATCCGACCGGGTTCACGTTGGTATAACAGATGTGTTAAAACCGTGGGATCCCATTATTTTTCACCCCTAACACTTCTCTTATTCCAAACGGCACAACCTGAATTCTGAATGCATAAAAACACCCTCGTTTGAATAAAAATCATCAAAACCTCTTGTTTCCCATTGGGATTCATGTTATTCTATACTTGCCGTTTCATAACAACCTTCCGGATACTCCTCCTGCAGTCATATCACTCGTTTCCTCCTTGCATGACCAGTATATTTTTATGACCCATCACGGGTTTTCAGATAAATCTGTCATTTGTGGAAAGGAGAGTCGATCGCGGAAGGGACCATTCTTCCAATGGAGGTGAACAGGTCAACGCTGACCGGATCCAATGAGAAAAGTCAACGCTGACATCGGTCGATTTCAAAATTTGCTTTCGGAAGAGCACGATAGTTGCGGAATTGTCGCTATCATCGAAAAAAACGGCAAGCCGACGCGTGCTAACTTGTTGGACACCATTGATGCGCTGATCAAAATGGAACACCGTTCCGGTTTCATCAACGGTGAAGGGGACGGTTGCGGTATATTGACCGACATTCCTCGGGCATTATGGGCCCAAAAACTGACCCAAGCCGGTTATCCATCGGAATGGGCATATGAAGAGACGTTTGCCGTCGCCCACTTGTTCGTGCCCAAACGTGGCGACATGACGCTCTCTTCCCTGCAGGATCGAATCCGTAAGATCCTGAAAGACAATGGGTTACGTATCCTCGTAGAGGCGATCGATGCGGTCAACAGCCATGTACTGGGAAAAAACGGCCGTGCCGATGAGCCGCATTTCTGGCAGATCGCCTTGCGTGCGGAATCGGCAGAGCGGCTGCCGGCCCGTCTGTTTGACCTGGTCATCCAGTTGGAACGGGACTTCCCCCTTCAAGTCGCTTCGTTCAGCAATCGCACCGTTGTATACAAAGTAATGGGAGCGGCTAACCTGTTGCCGAAGTATTTTCACGACCTCGGCAAAGCGGAATTTCAAACGGTAGCCACGATCGGACACAATCGTTACTCCACCAACACGCTATCCAACTTTTTCCGCGTTCAGCCGTTCTCGTTGCTCGGACACAACGGTGAGATCAACACAGTGCGTAAACTGGGTGACGAAGCGCACATGATCGGCGTTCCTCTCGCTGAAGGAGGAAGCGATTCGCAAGATCTCAACCGGGTGATGGAAACACTGATTCATCGCTATGAATTTTCTTTGCTGGAAGCGATCGAAATGGTGTTTCCCCCGATTAT
This window encodes:
- a CDS encoding sporulation protein, whose product is MSVFGKALASLGVGSAKVDTRLSKSQFRQGDLVKGEVFVQGGQVRQHIDEIYLYLIIQYVKDGKQQEYVMEKFRLAEPFDIGLSETKVIPFEFQLPFDTPVTTGGCPVYLKTGLDIKMAKDPKDVDGIEVLPHPLVEKTLQAIENIGFQLVRVDFDFEKYYSRHPFIQEFGFEPIGPFQGFLDQLKAVFYVGDDEIDLIMEVDRKAVDLMSSLEEALELDARTIRLTVTEDMAKKGKLENELNRLIKEQI
- a CDS encoding sporulation protein, whose protein sequence is MLFEKTLASLGVGAAKIDTRLEKSQVQAGEVLKGEVFIQGGQVEQRVDDIYLYLIVHYVKNNKLTQHVLRKYQLCERFYLQPGEYKIIPFEIRIPFEAPMTTGRFPAYLKTGLDIKKAVDPTDQDKIEVFPHPTVERMLGEIEKADFILYRIDNEYEKDMKPHPFLQVFQFRPTGRYHGFLDELNLIFDVTNHDVRMDVEIVRGTRVLTSCFHWLLSDPNGTLVMDNGIEQQRVSSPVEIIQSLLKKN
- a CDS encoding glutamate-1-semialdehyde 2,1-aminomutase encodes the protein MKRERSEQLYEQALDVIVGGVNSPSRSFRAVGGGAPVFMKRAKGAYFWDEDGNRYIDYLGAFGPIILGHAHPAVTEAIVQTAADGTLYGTPTEKEIRFARMLREAIPSCEQIRFVNSGTEAVMTTIRLARAYTGRDKILKFAGCYHGHSDLVLVAAGSGPSTLGIPDSAGIPQSIAQEVITIPFNNLDALREALDRWGDQIAAVLVEPLVGNFGIVPPQPGFLEKVNEWVHQAGGLVIYDEVITAFRFHYGGIQTMYGVEPDLTALGKIIGGGLPIGAYGGRREIMEKVAPMGPMYQAGTMAGNPLSMAAGIACLEVLSQPGVYERLDEMGKRLADGIGDLAQNYGIPVQINRQGGAFAVYFTEEPVIDYEGAQRADSEMFARFFRLMLEEGIYLAPSKYEAWFLTLAHSDEDISDTLQAVDHAFKQMKKS
- a CDS encoding globin encodes the protein MHSIQSTYEKIGGDQTVRRIVEAFYPRVQQHPLLKPLFPEDLEPVKEKQYRFLTQFLGGPPLYTSVHGHPMLRARHLRFPITPQRAQAWLQCMAEALDEVGVTGEAREEMWNRLVIAAHHMVNTPDEAAD